CTTGCTATTCATACTACTTAGTTTGTGCTTAGTACGACCAAGTTATGGGTAGGCAGCCTTGTTGTGACAAACTGGGAGTGAAAAAGGGGCCCTGGACTGCTGAGGAAGACCAGAAACTCATCAACTTTATTCTCACCAATGGGCAGTGTTGCTGGCGTGCTCTCCCTAAGCTCGCCGGCCTCCGCCGCTGTGGCAAGAGCTGCCGCCTTCGCTGGACTAATTATCTTCGGCCTGACTTGAAGAGAGGCCTGCTTTCCGAGGCTGAAGAACAGTTGGTTATTGACCTTCATGCCCGTCTTGGCAATAGGTGATTGCTTGGAGCAGTTTTGATTAATATCTTTGATTGGAACAGCTTATAGTTAAAGCAATTAATTGACATTGGTTATTGTTGTTTTGTTTTATCAGGTGGTCAAAGATTGCAGCCAGGTTGCCAGGCAGAACCGATAATGAGATCAAGAACCACTGGAACACCCACATCAAGAAAAAACTCGTTAAAATGGGAATCGACCCTGTTACTCACGAGCCTTTAAACAAACAATCTAAGACCGAACAAAGTCCTTCCCATGGTCACAATTCTGCAGATAATCATATCACAGAGAACGACGGCACCGCCGCCAACTCGTCAGAGGATAATTCCAGTACTACACCAACTGAGAATTGCTCCACCACCGATGACTCCATTTTGTTAGACAGCATTTGCAACGATGAATCTTTATTGACAAGCTTATGGCTGGATGAACCTCCCCTGGCTGATGATTCATGGAACAGCACCGTACCAGCAGCTGAAACTTGTAATGATCAGACAAGCTTGCCATCTTGGGAAGACAGCATCGCATGGTTGCTGGACTGTCAGGATTTTGGGATCCATGACTTTGGGTTCGATTGCCTAAACGACAATGAATTAAACACGACCAACACGTACACAAAACAGTAGCCTGATCATGCCCATAGTTGGAAGAAGTTGTGagtaaaaattaatcaaaattaccAAAGTTTTATGTATGTAGTTTGATTATCTTTAGGtcggtttttttttttccatctATTAATTTCAGAATATTGCGGGAGGGTCCTCGCTTCTTCAGAGGTTTCTTACCTACCAATTCAAAACTGATACCAACCCCCATATCCTCAAGATGTGATATTTGTTGGTGCCTTGCAAATATTGTAATCTTTTCTTCTGTTCAAGACAATTATTATTCATCcaaatataaaatagaaaaagggaaaaagagagAAGATTAGGGACACAGTGGGCATGATCAAAAGTGCTAGTGGGCTTTTGTGTAGTGATACCTtttctgtatatatatatatatttgacatTTATATATGGAATAATGGCAAAAGGAGAGTTACTTTGTTGTGATTTaagttttttttcccttttttcttttatgATTTTAAAACAGGAACTTGGAGTTTAAATCTTATTGTTTTTGATAAAAGAATAGATATATTTGTTATTGAACTACAAAATtagtttcttttctcttaaaTACGCTTATTAATGGATGATCATATTCTTAAGATTGATTAAGATTTGTGgccaaatttaatattatatc
This window of the Gossypium arboreum isolate Shixiya-1 chromosome 12, ASM2569848v2, whole genome shotgun sequence genome carries:
- the LOC108478256 gene encoding MYB-like transcription factor ODO1, with protein sequence MGRQPCCDKLGVKKGPWTAEEDQKLINFILTNGQCCWRALPKLAGLRRCGKSCRLRWTNYLRPDLKRGLLSEAEEQLVIDLHARLGNRWSKIAARLPGRTDNEIKNHWNTHIKKKLVKMGIDPVTHEPLNKQSKTEQSPSHGHNSADNHITENDGTAANSSEDNSSTTPTENCSTTDDSILLDSICNDESLLTSLWLDEPPLADDSWNSTVPAAETCNDQTSLPSWEDSIAWLLDCQDFGIHDFGFDCLNDNELNTTNTYTKQ